DNA from Kryptolebias marmoratus isolate JLee-2015 linkage group LG15, ASM164957v2, whole genome shotgun sequence:
CTgccatttctttcatttccagcaattaaacatttaaaaatgaatcgATTAAACAAGCAGAGTTCTCTTCATGTAAACTATTTATAGTTTTCTTCAGTTTACCTTCTTTATAACTGCTCACAATCACAGCAAACTTCATCTTTTTTAAACAccaagtttaatgttttatccaatgcagtctttcttttttacagtttagattgaattcaaacagctgaaagttgTGTTTTACATAAAGTTTAATCTGCTTTCAGAGTAAATTAAAGCAGCTTGAACTGTTTGCAGTCGGCTGCATCTTCAGATCCATAATTCTGCTCCTGATCCGTTTCCTGGTGTCGGGACATGAAAGTTCTGCTGGAAACCTTTGGATCCTGATGGGTCTAAAGTTAGCTTAGCCATAATTCATACAAGGAGTTTTAGTTTACAAAGCTTTGTTGAAGAAGGTTTGAGCCCTTTGCTGTCTAAACTTTGTGTAAACTTACAAGAAATATTTGTACTTTGAgctgaaaatgacagaaatctgaAAACGGACACGCTGAGCAGAGCGTGAAGGCGGAGCCATCGTTCAGCAGGATGTCACGCCGTGCCGTAAAAACAGGAATCTGTCTGAGTTTGGACTCAGCTTCCAGTTATCCTAACAACCAACCTGAGACAATAAGTCCAGCCCTCAGTCCTTCATTTAAAGCTAACAGGACACCTTCAGGGTCCTAAAGCGTCTCTTCCTCTGCAGAACAAAACTTAAGgatgaaacagaagaaatctgttgGTAAAATTTAACCGACTGAATCTTTGTTTACTTGTAGAATTTATCTTTGCAGCTGATCTGACTCACTgggatgtttttctgtctgtctttgtgtcctTGTTTGGGACAAGTGTTCGCAGCGATCCCGGGACTCCACAGTCGGGGCCGGGCACCCCTCACTCCGAAGGGGACGCGTCGGGCAGGGAGAACCAATCAGACGACGAGAagtggggagggggaggagctaAGAGCGACCAGtcggaggacgaggaggagaagCGTCACTACTCTGATGAAGACAGAGAGAACTCTGAGGACGAGGGGCCgaggaacaggaagtcaggTGCTTTAATCTGTTGGATTAATTCCCTGAACATTAAAGcgttttattctgaaaactaCACAACATGTAGTTTTTACTACAAAGTACTTTAAAAATaccaccagcagcagagagctgaAAACTTTAACTCTGATGATCAGCTTCAACAGCTTTCAGCTAAAACTATCCCACCATCATCCTAAGACCCCCAGCTTGGTGTTTTATGGTCCAACACATCCCCAAACCATCatccctccaccaccgtgcctgACAGTTGGTCTTgggtttgatttttcttctccAGAGTCTGCAAAGGGCAGCGACAGCGAGGACGAGTTCATCAGGCAGAGAACCAAAGCGAAAGCTGCGTCAGACTCTGATTCAGACAGCGACGGGGAGACGGAGAAACGTGAGAAGAGTTCCTCTTTTTCTGGGTTCGTCGCTTTGTTGCTTCTCTTTACGTCAGTGAACGTTTCTTCCTTTCTGCAgcaaagaaaactgcagctgacGATCTGTTCGGAGAAGCCGACGACATCTCTTCAGACAGTGATGCAGAGAAGCCCCCCACCCCGGGACAACCTCTGGTATTTGTCTCTCCTCCTGTGTCCCGCTGAGCCCATCCGGTGTCTCGCGGTTGAAATGaacctgtgtttctgtgaaggACGGAGAGGATGGGATGGAGGGGGAGCAGGCAGAGGAGGAGCCTGCGCCCGAAACTCGAATCGAAGTGGAAATCCCAAAAGTTAGCACAGATCTGGGATCGGACCTTTATTTTGTCAAGCTGCCCAACTTCCTGTCTGTGGAGCCCAGGTCAGAGCCCCAACCCTGGAGAAAAATACTGTAACTAatcatttaaagaataaaaccttaaaagcttttctttgtccTGATTGGACGTGTGCAGGCCTTTCGATCCTCAGTACTACGAAGACGAGTTTGAGGATGAAGAAATGCTGGATGAGGAGGGGCGGACCAGACTCAAACTGAAGGTCACAGCCACAGAAATAACAGAATGACCAAACAGTCTGACTGTAACTCTGACACGGTTTGATTTATCCTCCGCAGGTGGAAAACACAATCAGGTGGCGAGCGAAGAGAGACGAGGAGGGGAACGAAACACGAGAGAGCAACGCTCGCATTGTGAAGTGGTCTGACGGCAGGTGGGCTTCGTGTTGGACTCGTGGCGTCTTCTGTGTCTGACGTGTCTTTAAACGTCCTGTTCTCGCCGCAGCATGTCGCTCCACCTGGGGAACGAGGTGTTCGATGTTTACAAAGCTCCTCTGCAGGGAGACCACAACCACCTGTTCATTCGACAGGGAACCGGACTGCAGGGACAGGCCGTCTTCAAAACCAAACTCACATTCAGGCAAGCCCCCGGTCACCCTCCGTAATTACCCATAATTCCACACAATAATGGCAGCCTTCATCAGGCTCTGTGTAGAAATGTTCCTTACGCCATAAGCCCCTGGATCATCTCGTCCAAGCTGCCCAGGTAAGCCTCTTAGTGGCGCCGGGTCACACAGACCACAAGTCCAAACCTGCCCTGGTGTCCAGCGGTCCCGCTGGTTCCAGGACAAAACATCAcgattgtttttgatttgaggATTAGAGCCAAAGCTGCTCTCAGACCACAAACTGTTCAgaaaactttcttctttttacttaaAAGCAGCTTTAAGTGTCGGAACCGAATCCTTTCCAGGAGAAAAGACAGTTTAGGAggatttttctgtaaaatctttTAGAACAGAGACGATTCATTCCTGGGGAAACGTTAAAAATGTTcatatagaaaacaaaacctgcagaatcttctttgtttttagtgttaattaataaaagagtaaaagaatAACGCTTTAAACTGGTTCTGATGTGTTTGCAGGCCCCACTCCACAGACAGCGCCACCCACAGGAAGATGACCCTGTCTCTGGCCGACCGCTGCTCCAAGACGCAGAAGATCCGCATCCTTCCCATGGCTGGAAGAGATCCGGAGTCTCATCGCAACGAGATGATCAAGGTAACGTCAGCGTTCGGTTCAGCCCGTAACCTGCAGCTCTGACATCATGAAGGGGAGACGGTGCCTGCAGGATGCGGCTCTGAGGACGAGCCAAACAAGCAGCACTGATAGCATCGCTTCCAGTCTGAGTCTGAGTCCTCGGGGACAGCGTGTCCCGTATTATCCTCGTGTTTTCCAGTAAACAACTTAATCACAACAACACGGAGGCAGCAAAGCAGCTTTTTCTTCAAAAGTACAGCTTGTTCAGACGAGAGAAACGTTCAGAGCTCGAGCACGAGTGCAGGGCAGCGAAAACGTTTCACCTGAATCCTGAGCTCAGTTTAAACCAATCTGACCAGTTTTAATGACTCATATAAAACATGGAttatgtcattttaaacattaaaatagagttttttaaagaagaaaagccTTTGCAAGCAGTTTACATCATTCTGAATCTGACTGAGAAACTGAAGTTTGTCTCCGGGCAGAAAGAGGAGGAGCGTCTGCGAGCCTCCATCCGCAGAGAGTCCCAGCAGAGGAGGATGAGGGAGAAGCAGCACCAGAGGGGTCTGAGCAGCAGCTACCTGGAGCCTGATCGCTACGACGATGACGAGGAGGGCGAGGAAGCCATCAGCCTGGCAGCCATCAAGAGCAAGTACAAGGGAGGCCTGAGAGGTACGAGACGTTCCATCAGCTCCGCTCAACGATTCGTCGACATAAACTGCTGGTTCATGATCATAACCTTATTCCAGAGGAGCGAGCCAGGATCTACTCATCAGACAGCGACGAAGGCTCTGATGAAGACAAGGCCCAGAGGCTGATGAAGGCCAAGAAGCTGGACAGTGATGAGGTAGGTGCAGTTCCCTGCTGAACACACAGGGGGCGGCGTGACCTTCCCCATCATGAATCATCACAAACTCCAACCTGGAAGCTGCTGACGctccttctctctgctcctcaggaGGGCGAGGGGTCGGGCAAGAGGAAGGCCGAGGATGATGAAGAAACTACCGTGAAGAAGGCCAAGAAATATGTCATCagtgacgaggaggaggaggaggaagacgacgATGAATAATCTTATCATGGTGTAGAAATAACCAGATTTtggttttgtatattttcttatgacctgtgtgtgggagtgtgtgtttgtttgtttgtttatgatgTGTACAGCTGAGGTCAGggagaaataaaagcttcttaTGTAACTGcagtgactttttcttttttctttgaacttcaTGAATCACGGATGAGTCACAGTCGTGAGATTATGAAACCCATTATTTAGTCCTGGTTCCAAACAAACGGATCGGATGAGACAGAGGCAGGTGAACGGACCGCACAACGGGCGGGAACAGGTAGGAACAGGTGGGAACGGGCGGGAACAGGTGGGAACAGGTGGGAACAGGTGGGAACGGGCGGGAACAGGTGGGAACAGG
Protein-coding regions in this window:
- the leo1 gene encoding RNA polymerase-associated protein LEO1 encodes the protein MADMDELFGSDGDSDNDQRESGSGSASDSEQERPRSASNVSGSESEREHDDEEDDEGHEAGKPSMNKELFGDDSEDEQRSQRSGSDNQSERSGNQSDASMHSDQGENDHSDAEQHSGSERDQRDDDEDDMGNRSGGGSPASSGASGAGSPRSERGSARSDRSVRSDPGTPQSGPGTPHSEGDASGRENQSDDEKWGGGGAKSDQSEDEEEKRHYSDEDRENSEDEGPRNRKSESAKGSDSEDEFIRQRTKAKAASDSDSDSDGETEKPKKTAADDLFGEADDISSDSDAEKPPTPGQPLDGEDGMEGEQAEEEPAPETRIEVEIPKVSTDLGSDLYFVKLPNFLSVEPRPFDPQYYEDEFEDEEMLDEEGRTRLKLKVENTIRWRAKRDEEGNETRESNARIVKWSDGSMSLHLGNEVFDVYKAPLQGDHNHLFIRQGTGLQGQAVFKTKLTFRPHSTDSATHRKMTLSLADRCSKTQKIRILPMAGRDPESHRNEMIKKEEERLRASIRRESQQRRMREKQHQRGLSSSYLEPDRYDDDEEGEEAISLAAIKSKYKGGLREERARIYSSDSDEGSDEDKAQRLMKAKKLDSDEEGEGSGKRKAEDDEETTVKKAKKYVISDEEEEEEDDDE